Proteins found in one Pontibacter sp. SGAir0037 genomic segment:
- a CDS encoding TonB-dependent receptor, with amino-acid sequence MRKLLQQNLHRVKYAFIGVSVQCFSVGVSWASDTNSQPKSSDHIALIAEPPGFRGSSQSVAQQERTITGKVVLSDMNQGMPGVSVHVKGASVGTVTNATGSYTLRVPSEETVLVFSFIGYVAKEVTVGNRTELNVTLDPDVTSLQEVVVVGYGEQKKESVIAAITQTKGEVLERAGGVQTIGAALTGNVPGVVTTASTGMPGEEDPRIVIRGTSSLSGASPLILVDGIERPMNSVDISSVESVSVLKDASATAVYGVRGANGVILITTKRGTEGKAQIRARVQTTVKSPSKLPGKADAYDTYIMRNRVIENELSLRPAAWADYRPQAIIDKYRNPADQEELERYPNIDWQKELFKDYAMAYNANVNVTGGTKLVKYFTSIDYLQENDLFKVYDNNRGYESGYGFNRVNVRSNLDFQLTPTTVLRSNLSGSYGVQKRPRINLNEYNAWISAYNNAPDVFYPQYADGSWGYYAPNASRAENSMRVMGTSGVRYTTTTRLNTDFTLDQNLDFITKGLKFAGTIAFDNTFVERDRGINDANNPPQEKWIDPVTGMVSYRQAFDTNNRFDFQEAVAWTTTSGGVDNGATQRRLFYQAQINYATTLWDKHNITSMGLFNRNELAYGSEVPRYREDWVYRATYNYDGKYMFEYNGAYTGSEKFSSENRFAFFQSGGVGWLISNEKFMEPISFMDYLKVRANYGQIGDDSGGGRFLFMSNWAYGGQANFGTVGEGGELSPYTWYRESSVGNPELQWETVTKANIGVEFGFFKGLIKGSVDYFNDRRKDILLVGNSRAIPFYYGGVGELQAPTVNDGRVQNRGFEYELNLNYTFGNGLYLWSNMNMTHARNKIIEADDPLLLPEYQKRADKRIGQAYSYVGNGYYNTWDELYASTIHDQNDLHKLPGNYHIIDFNGDGVINAEDNIPYGYSGTPENTYNATVGFEWKGFSGFVQFYGVNNVTRQVVFNSFGSQNNVVYDEGSYWSKDNPNADTPLPRWNSTPAGYYRGHQYMFDGSYIRLKNLEIAYTLNSSLVRRIGMSNVRIFANGNNLFLWTKMPDDRESNFAGTGWASQGAYPTVKRYNVGANITF; translated from the coding sequence ATGAGAAAATTGCTACAACAAAACCTGCATAGGGTAAAATATGCATTTATCGGGGTTTCTGTTCAGTGCTTTTCGGTGGGAGTATCATGGGCATCCGACACAAATTCTCAACCAAAAAGCAGTGATCATATTGCCCTTATAGCAGAACCTCCTGGTTTCCGGGGCAGTAGCCAATCTGTTGCGCAGCAGGAAAGAACAATTACCGGTAAGGTGGTTCTGAGTGACATGAACCAGGGGATGCCCGGGGTAAGTGTGCACGTGAAGGGGGCGAGTGTAGGTACTGTTACAAACGCGACAGGCAGCTATACGCTTCGGGTGCCTTCAGAGGAAACCGTACTTGTTTTTAGCTTTATCGGATATGTTGCAAAGGAAGTAACTGTAGGAAACCGAACGGAACTGAATGTTACGTTAGATCCGGATGTCACTTCGCTGCAGGAAGTGGTGGTAGTGGGCTATGGCGAACAGAAGAAAGAAAGTGTTATAGCCGCCATTACCCAAACAAAAGGAGAAGTGCTGGAAAGGGCGGGTGGCGTACAGACTATCGGCGCAGCCTTAACAGGGAATGTGCCGGGGGTGGTTACAACCGCCAGTACTGGTATGCCGGGTGAAGAAGATCCCAGGATTGTGATCAGGGGTACCAGTTCCCTAAGCGGTGCATCTCCTCTCATTCTGGTGGATGGAATTGAGCGCCCGATGAACAGTGTGGATATTAGCTCAGTGGAGTCTGTTTCTGTACTGAAAGATGCCTCGGCTACTGCTGTGTATGGGGTAAGAGGAGCCAATGGGGTAATTCTGATCACCACCAAAAGGGGGACTGAAGGAAAAGCCCAGATTAGAGCCAGGGTGCAGACAACTGTAAAGTCACCATCTAAATTACCCGGCAAAGCAGATGCTTATGACACGTACATAATGCGGAACCGTGTCATCGAAAACGAACTTTCGTTAAGGCCTGCCGCCTGGGCAGATTACCGCCCGCAGGCAATCATCGATAAATACAGAAACCCTGCTGATCAGGAAGAACTGGAGCGATATCCGAACATAGATTGGCAAAAGGAGTTGTTCAAAGATTACGCCATGGCGTACAACGCCAATGTTAACGTAACCGGAGGCACAAAGCTTGTAAAGTATTTTACCAGCATTGACTACCTGCAGGAAAACGACCTTTTTAAAGTATACGATAATAACAGGGGCTACGAGAGTGGGTATGGCTTTAATCGCGTGAACGTGCGAAGTAACCTGGATTTCCAGTTAACACCTACTACCGTTTTAAGAAGTAACCTCTCCGGTTCTTATGGCGTGCAAAAAAGGCCCAGGATAAATCTGAACGAATACAATGCCTGGATTTCTGCCTACAACAATGCACCCGACGTGTTTTATCCCCAGTATGCAGATGGATCCTGGGGTTACTATGCTCCTAATGCCAGCAGAGCAGAGAATTCTATGCGGGTAATGGGAACCAGTGGTGTCAGGTATACGACTACTACGCGTCTCAATACAGATTTTACGCTGGATCAAAATCTCGATTTCATTACGAAAGGCCTCAAGTTTGCCGGTACCATCGCCTTCGATAACACCTTCGTGGAAAGGGACAGAGGAATTAACGACGCGAACAACCCACCTCAGGAAAAATGGATTGATCCTGTAACAGGGATGGTAAGTTACAGACAGGCATTCGATACGAATAACCGTTTTGATTTCCAGGAAGCCGTAGCCTGGACCACCACTTCCGGTGGAGTTGACAACGGGGCCACCCAGCGCAGGCTGTTTTACCAGGCACAAATCAACTACGCTACTACGCTCTGGGATAAACATAACATTACCTCTATGGGGCTTTTCAACCGAAATGAACTTGCCTACGGTAGCGAAGTCCCTCGTTACCGTGAAGACTGGGTATACCGGGCTACCTATAACTACGATGGTAAATACATGTTTGAGTACAATGGTGCCTATACTGGTTCTGAAAAATTCAGTTCTGAAAACCGCTTTGCTTTCTTCCAGTCAGGTGGTGTGGGCTGGCTGATTTCGAATGAGAAGTTCATGGAACCGATTTCCTTTATGGACTACCTGAAAGTAAGAGCCAACTATGGACAAATTGGAGATGATAGTGGTGGTGGCAGATTCCTGTTCATGTCAAACTGGGCCTATGGAGGGCAGGCTAATTTTGGTACTGTGGGAGAGGGAGGCGAGTTGAGCCCCTACACCTGGTACAGAGAAAGTTCTGTTGGAAACCCTGAGCTTCAATGGGAAACAGTAACCAAAGCGAACATAGGGGTTGAGTTCGGGTTTTTTAAGGGCTTAATTAAGGGTAGTGTCGATTACTTTAATGATAGACGCAAGGACATTCTGCTAGTAGGAAATAGCCGTGCAATACCTTTCTATTATGGAGGTGTAGGAGAACTGCAAGCTCCTACAGTTAACGATGGAAGAGTGCAGAACCGGGGATTTGAGTATGAGCTGAATCTCAATTATACTTTCGGAAACGGTTTGTACTTGTGGTCTAACATGAACATGACACATGCACGAAACAAGATAATTGAAGCCGATGACCCACTGTTGCTACCGGAATATCAGAAGCGGGCAGACAAAAGGATTGGACAGGCTTACTCTTATGTTGGCAACGGTTACTATAACACCTGGGATGAGTTGTATGCAAGTACCATCCACGACCAGAACGATTTACATAAACTACCGGGCAACTACCACATCATCGACTTTAATGGTGATGGTGTAATCAATGCGGAGGATAACATCCCATATGGATATTCGGGAACTCCTGAAAACACTTACAATGCGACCGTTGGGTTCGAGTGGAAAGGGTTTAGCGGTTTTGTCCAATTTTACGGCGTAAACAATGTAACACGACAGGTGGTTTTTAATAGTTTCGGCTCACAGAACAATGTGGTTTACGACGAAGGCTCCTACTGGTCTAAAGATAATCCCAATGCCGATACCCCGCTGCCCCGTTGGAACTCAACCCCGGCAGGCTACTACAGAGGGCACCAGTACATGTTCGATGGCTCTTATATCCGCCTTAAAAACTTAGAAATTGCCTATACCTTAAACTCCAGTTTAGTGAGGAGAATAGGTATGAGCAATGTGCGAATTTTTGCGAACGGCAACAACCTGTTCTTGTGGACGAAAATGCCCGACGACCGGGAGTCAAATTTTGCAGGCACGGGATGGGCTTCACAGGGCGCTTACCCAACTGTGAAAAGGTATAACGTTGGCGCTAATATCACTTTCTAA
- a CDS encoding RagB/SusD family nutrient uptake outer membrane protein gives MFASCEDYLERTPDSVVAPDDAFRNFRNFQGYTEELYSCIPDFTNAYWTNSWNWGDDEIQSTARDFHFDVKIDNGNFWGWQREHDGWGAGWMDGGGNPATNNDRMTKRLWPLGWYGIRKANLGLANLDKMTDATDEERNLVKGQLLFFRAWFHLQFIQYFGGLPYIDTVLPSDEPLRLPRLSYHESADKIAKDLREAADLLPLDWDNTDPGRRTLGKNALRINKAMALGYLGKNYLYAASPLMNSVSTGSRTYHAEYSRKAAEAFGELLTLVESGQTLYQLLPFAQYSTNFYTTGQNWRMPGGTEAIFRAPTWGANGSNWGTSKQYQPSPDLADGDVKFVPTSNYVNNYGMANGLPIKDITKADPESGYDPEFPWRGRDPRFYHDIVYDGVKTVQGSIPADVKEPEKVRYASLYTGGRFRNVTTGSRTGYLLYKFIPINANRFDGGFDYGNSLHVKVPYMRLADVYLMYAEAAAQAYGSPSGKAPNYSKNATEAINVLRERAGVGPVATKFLGSVDAFMSELRRERAVELAYEGHRFNDLRRWLMLIESPYTIKKSIEFDRIGEFNTQDPTQNRVANIREVVILERKFSEKHYWLPLKNADVNMYSELYQNPGW, from the coding sequence ATGTTTGCTTCCTGCGAAGACTACCTGGAAAGAACTCCCGATTCTGTTGTGGCTCCGGATGATGCCTTTCGGAATTTCAGGAACTTTCAGGGCTATACGGAAGAGCTTTACAGCTGCATTCCTGATTTCACCAATGCCTACTGGACTAACTCCTGGAACTGGGGAGATGATGAAATACAATCAACTGCACGCGATTTCCATTTTGACGTAAAGATCGACAACGGGAATTTCTGGGGATGGCAGCGGGAGCATGATGGCTGGGGAGCCGGTTGGATGGATGGTGGCGGTAATCCTGCTACCAACAATGATAGAATGACAAAGAGGCTGTGGCCATTAGGGTGGTATGGGATACGAAAGGCTAATCTTGGTCTTGCCAACCTGGACAAAATGACCGATGCCACAGATGAAGAGAGAAACCTGGTGAAAGGCCAGTTGCTTTTCTTCAGGGCCTGGTTTCACTTACAGTTTATACAGTACTTCGGTGGTCTTCCTTACATCGATACAGTACTGCCTTCTGATGAACCCTTAAGACTGCCCCGCCTGAGTTACCACGAGAGTGCTGATAAAATAGCCAAAGACCTGAGAGAAGCTGCTGACTTACTTCCCCTTGACTGGGATAACACTGACCCAGGAAGAAGAACGCTGGGTAAGAATGCACTGCGCATAAATAAAGCCATGGCTTTGGGTTATTTAGGAAAGAACTATCTCTATGCTGCCAGTCCGCTCATGAACTCTGTTTCTACCGGAAGCAGAACATACCATGCAGAGTACAGTAGAAAAGCTGCAGAGGCATTCGGAGAGTTGCTAACCCTGGTTGAAAGTGGGCAGACCTTATATCAACTGCTTCCTTTTGCCCAGTATTCCACTAACTTTTATACAACAGGGCAGAACTGGCGGATGCCAGGAGGGACAGAGGCTATATTCCGTGCTCCTACCTGGGGTGCCAACGGGTCAAACTGGGGTACAAGTAAGCAATACCAGCCATCGCCAGATCTCGCCGACGGTGATGTTAAGTTTGTGCCTACCTCTAATTATGTAAACAACTATGGGATGGCCAATGGGCTCCCAATCAAGGATATAACAAAGGCTGACCCGGAGTCTGGTTATGATCCGGAATTTCCATGGCGCGGACGCGATCCGCGCTTCTATCACGATATTGTGTATGATGGAGTAAAAACAGTTCAGGGAAGTATACCGGCAGATGTAAAAGAACCTGAAAAAGTTCGTTACGCCAGCCTTTACACTGGTGGTAGATTCAGAAATGTGACCACCGGGAGCCGTACAGGATACCTGCTTTACAAGTTTATTCCTATAAACGCAAACAGGTTTGATGGCGGGTTTGATTATGGAAACAGCCTGCATGTTAAAGTTCCCTACATGCGTTTAGCCGATGTATATCTGATGTATGCGGAGGCTGCTGCGCAAGCCTATGGCTCTCCGTCTGGTAAAGCTCCCAACTATAGCAAGAATGCCACAGAAGCGATCAATGTGCTTCGTGAAAGGGCTGGTGTTGGACCAGTGGCTACAAAGTTTCTTGGTTCTGTAGATGCCTTTATGAGTGAGTTAAGACGTGAGCGGGCTGTAGAACTGGCTTATGAAGGGCACCGCTTCAACGACCTTCGCCGCTGGTTAATGCTTATCGAAAGTCCTTACACCATCAAAAAATCAATTGAATTTGACAGGATAGGTGAATTCAATACACAGGATCCAACACAAAACCGTGTGGCAAATATACGGGAGGTGGTTATTCTGGAACGCAAGTTCAGTGAAAAGCACTACTGGTTACCACTAAAGAATGCGGATGTAAACATGTACTCGGAGCTTTATCAAAACCCAGGTTGGTAA